A DNA window from Fervidobacterium sp. contains the following coding sequences:
- the amrB gene encoding AmmeMemoRadiSam system protein B produces MDRKPVVAGKFYPGTPVQLEKTCEAFINEKAASKYFEHPVGLILPHAGYVYSGKTAGLGIKKAIYFGKPKNIIILGPNHTGYGESIAVWKEGTWQTPLGSLQVNSEMTNKLIDNYLLFEDEMAHIYEHSIEVQLPLLQYAFGDFKIVPICMKDQRLSTVLKIAERIKELLKEYPETLVVASSDFNHYDPHEITIKKDEQAIEKILNADLEGLYDNIKIYNITMCGPGPVAVVRSIFDNINLIYHTTSAEFSQDYSYTVGYVSFILY; encoded by the coding sequence ATGGATAGAAAACCTGTAGTCGCTGGGAAATTTTATCCGGGAACTCCTGTACAACTTGAAAAAACATGTGAAGCGTTTATAAATGAAAAGGCGGCGAGCAAGTATTTTGAACATCCAGTTGGATTAATACTACCGCACGCCGGGTATGTTTACAGTGGTAAAACTGCGGGACTTGGTATCAAGAAGGCGATTTATTTTGGTAAGCCAAAAAATATAATAATACTTGGACCAAATCACACAGGGTATGGAGAATCAATAGCTGTATGGAAGGAAGGTACATGGCAGACACCTCTGGGAAGTTTACAAGTAAATAGTGAAATGACTAATAAACTCATTGATAACTATTTACTATTCGAAGATGAAATGGCACATATTTATGAACATTCCATAGAAGTACAACTTCCTCTATTACAATATGCATTCGGTGATTTTAAGATAGTACCAATATGTATGAAAGATCAACGTCTTTCAACAGTTTTGAAAATAGCTGAAAGAATAAAAGAATTGCTAAAAGAATATCCTGAAACGCTTGTAGTCGCTTCTTCAGATTTCAATCATTACGATCCTCATGAGATCACAATTAAAAAGGACGAGCAAGCTATAGAGAAAATTTTAAATGCAGACCTTGAAGGATTATATGATAATATAAAGATATACAATATAACTATGTGTGGACCAGGTCCTGTTGCTGTTGTGAGGAGCATTTTTGATAACATAAATCTCATCTATCACACAACGAGTGCAGAATTTTCTCAGGATTACTCTTACACAGTTGGTTATGTTTCGTTCATCCTATACTAA
- a CDS encoding SufS family cysteine desulfurase gives MHSTVWSDEEFCNIRNDFPALGRQINGKRLVYLDNAASTLKCKPVIDKMTEFYLNHYSNIHRAVHTLASEATVEYENARKKISNFLNASIEEIVFTSGTTMGINFLVNSLVKSGILNAGDIVLLSQVEHHANLVPWVRLSKFYGYKIEYIQADNKGIITNESILSAKKYKPKVVSVTGQSNVTGQIIPVDYIREVFKDSILVIDGAQLIPHEKIDVKKLDIDFLVFSGHKMIAPTGIGVIYGKKHLLEKLEPFLYGGEMIDKVTFEDVTFNILPYRFEAGTPHIAGAVGLGYAIDYLDHIGFEKIKEQVSYLSKYLLESLLKLDFVEVYGPSDESHLSLVSFNIDGVHPHDVSHILDENFGIATRSGHHCAQPLMSILKRGSKIDFPGSTVRASVYFYNSRDDIDALIEGLKYIKKFFG, from the coding sequence GTGCACTCAACAGTGTGGTCGGATGAAGAGTTTTGTAACATAAGAAACGACTTTCCAGCACTTGGTAGACAAATAAACGGTAAAAGATTGGTTTATCTTGATAATGCAGCAAGTACACTTAAATGTAAACCTGTCATCGATAAAATGACAGAATTTTATTTGAATCACTATTCTAATATACATCGAGCTGTGCATACGCTTGCAAGCGAGGCTACAGTTGAGTACGAAAACGCACGAAAAAAAATTTCCAATTTTTTGAACGCTTCCATCGAAGAAATAGTGTTTACAAGTGGAACAACGATGGGGATAAATTTTTTAGTTAATTCACTTGTTAAAAGTGGAATCTTAAATGCAGGTGATATTGTTTTATTGTCACAAGTAGAACATCACGCAAATCTTGTTCCTTGGGTAAGGTTGTCAAAATTTTATGGTTACAAAATCGAGTATATTCAAGCAGATAACAAAGGAATAATTACTAATGAAAGCATACTTAGTGCAAAAAAGTATAAACCAAAAGTTGTATCAGTCACAGGTCAATCTAACGTTACCGGCCAAATAATACCTGTTGATTATATCCGAGAAGTATTTAAAGATTCAATATTGGTCATCGATGGTGCACAATTGATACCACATGAAAAAATAGATGTGAAAAAGTTAGATATCGATTTTCTTGTCTTTTCGGGTCATAAAATGATTGCACCAACTGGCATAGGGGTAATTTATGGAAAAAAGCATTTACTTGAGAAACTTGAACCATTTTTGTACGGTGGAGAAATGATAGATAAGGTTACATTTGAAGATGTAACCTTCAATATCTTGCCTTACAGATTCGAGGCAGGAACGCCACACATTGCCGGAGCTGTAGGACTTGGCTATGCAATTGATTACCTTGATCACATAGGTTTTGAAAAGATCAAAGAACAAGTAAGTTACCTATCTAAATATTTGCTCGAATCATTATTAAAGTTGGATTTTGTTGAAGTTTACGGACCATCTGATGAATCTCATCTATCCCTTGTTTCATTTAACATCGATGGTGTACATCCGCATGATGTCTCACACATACTTGACGAAAATTTTGGAATAGCAACGCGTAGTGGTCATCATTGTGCTCAACCTTTAATGAGTATACTTAAGAGAGGTTCAAAAATTGACTTTCCAGGTTCAACGGTACGAGCAAGTGTGTATTTTTACAACTCAAGAGACGACATAGATGCACTCATCGAAGGGTTGAAGTACATAAAAAAATTTTTTGGATAA
- a CDS encoding MscL family protein: MKKLIKEFSDFLKQYNVIGLAVAIIIGGKLNQFVTSFVNDFLMPAIFQPVLTRMRLGRIEEINWHGIYWGKVVSAGIDFLIVAFLVFILVRSLNKAAEKAKVAAELAAKKVEEKIKKDK, encoded by the coding sequence ATGAAAAAGTTGATCAAAGAATTCTCTGATTTCCTGAAGCAGTACAATGTAATAGGATTGGCTGTTGCGATAATTATAGGTGGCAAACTCAACCAGTTTGTGACTTCGTTTGTTAATGATTTTCTTATGCCAGCTATATTTCAGCCTGTGTTAACCCGCATGCGTCTTGGGAGGATTGAAGAAATAAATTGGCATGGAATATACTGGGGTAAAGTTGTATCTGCAGGTATTGATTTTTTGATAGTTGCTTTCCTTGTATTTATTCTTGTGCGCTCATTAAATAAGGCCGCAGAAAAAGCAAAAGTAGCTGCTGAGCTTGCCGCTAAAAAGGTTGAGGAGAAAATTAAAAAGGATAAATAA
- a CDS encoding SUF system NifU family Fe-S cluster assembly protein has protein sequence MIYSEFIMDYAKLRKFHGKIENAHKVEEGKNLSCGDEVTLYFLFEDDRIVDVKFEGHGCAVSQASTNVMIEQIIGKTVSQAVELIKNAENMVLGKEFDESLLGPIVSFYDVKNYPMRVKCFLLPWKTLELALQNK, from the coding sequence GTGATATACTCGGAATTTATAATGGATTATGCAAAGTTGAGGAAGTTTCATGGCAAAATAGAGAACGCTCACAAAGTAGAAGAAGGAAAGAACTTATCATGTGGTGACGAAGTAACTTTGTATTTTCTATTTGAAGATGACAGAATAGTTGACGTGAAATTTGAAGGACATGGATGTGCAGTGAGCCAAGCATCAACAAATGTTATGATCGAACAAATTATAGGAAAGACTGTATCACAGGCTGTAGAACTTATAAAAAACGCTGAAAACATGGTTCTTGGAAAGGAATTTGACGAATCTTTGCTCGGACCAATCGTCAGTTTTTACGATGTCAAAAATTATCCAATGAGGGTTAAGTGTTTTTTATTACCTTGGAAAACACTTGAGCTGGCTTTACAAAATAAGTAA